A genomic window from Micromonospora violae includes:
- a CDS encoding AAA family ATPase, whose translation MNDVDRSIAPAEVGHLARAVLDAVGTVVVGKRDALELVLAGILAGGHVLLEDLPGLGKTLTARSFAQALGLDFRRLQFTPDLLPADVTGSFLYDQRNGDFSFRAGPVFTNLLLADEINRTPPKTQSALLEAMQEKQVSVEGVTYKLDEPFHVLATANPIEYEGTYPLPEAQLDRFLLRVSFGYPQHEEEWEVLRRRMGRRREEADIKAVVDAATLRAMQAALEDVVVEDSIGRYIVALTAATREHPSVLVGASPRGSLALLLLARVRAVFGGRDYVVPEDVKSVAAPALAHRITLRPEMWLRRVDPAFVVGEVLEATPAPASGALPSYAAGGPRH comes from the coding sequence ATGAACGACGTGGACCGGAGCATTGCCCCCGCCGAGGTCGGGCACCTGGCCCGGGCGGTCCTGGACGCGGTCGGCACCGTCGTGGTCGGCAAACGGGACGCGTTGGAGCTGGTCCTCGCCGGCATCCTCGCGGGCGGGCACGTGCTCCTGGAGGACCTGCCGGGGCTCGGTAAGACGCTCACCGCCCGCTCGTTCGCCCAGGCCCTCGGGTTGGACTTCCGTCGGTTGCAGTTCACCCCCGACCTGCTCCCCGCCGACGTCACCGGCTCGTTCCTGTACGACCAGCGCAACGGCGACTTCAGCTTCCGGGCCGGCCCGGTCTTCACCAACCTGCTCCTCGCCGACGAGATCAACCGGACTCCGCCGAAGACCCAGTCGGCGCTGCTGGAGGCGATGCAGGAGAAGCAGGTGTCGGTCGAGGGGGTGACCTACAAGCTGGACGAGCCGTTCCACGTGCTGGCCACCGCCAACCCCATCGAGTACGAGGGCACCTACCCGCTGCCCGAGGCGCAGCTGGACCGGTTCCTGCTGCGGGTCTCGTTCGGTTACCCGCAGCACGAAGAGGAGTGGGAGGTGCTGCGTCGCCGGATGGGCCGTCGCCGGGAGGAGGCGGACATCAAGGCGGTGGTCGACGCGGCGACGTTGCGGGCCATGCAGGCCGCCCTGGAGGACGTGGTGGTGGAGGACTCCATCGGCCGTTACATCGTGGCGCTCACCGCGGCCACCAGAGAGCACCCGTCGGTGCTGGTCGGCGCCTCACCTCGCGGTTCGCTGGCGTTGTTGCTGCTGGCCCGGGTCCGCGCGGTGTTCGGCGGACGGGACTACGTGGTGCCGGAGGACGTCAAGTCGGTGGCCGCGCCCGCCCTGGCCCACCGCATCACGCTGCGGCCGGAGATGTGGTTGCGCCGGGTCGACCCGGCCTTCGTGGTGGGCGAGGTGCTGGAGGCCACTCCCGCCCCGGCCAGTGGCGCGCTGCCCAGCTACGCCGCCGGCGGGCCCCGGCACTGA
- a CDS encoding DUF58 domain-containing protein, protein MTGPTVPRATEAEPSAGWAPTPALGRAVLLAGLLLVAGVLLGRVDLIVLAAPFALGTAYALRRRPTALPQVWISQGDGGPLVEGGDVLAAVSVGNPDTVDYDLVVMRSRVSPWLRIDRAGFALDDTVGGGEPGAARSTGAAVAGNGGRRSVADRPFVTSVPIGAAVDLGLAGKALRWGRHPIGPAGARVATAGGLLVSRAVITEPVRVRVYPRTEPFEAVEAMPRAAGLVGAHHSRRPGEGGELAGVRVFAPGDRLRRIDWRVSLRARQLHVAATLSDRDAEVVVLLDVLAEAGRSGGVDGAASVLDTTVRATAAIAEHYLHRGDRVSLLEYGPTARRLRPAAGRRQYLTVLEWLLDVRVHASAHEPYDQVFGPQLLSSDALVVVLTPLLDERSAQMLARLARGGRFVVAVDTLPTDLTPPKDHGWAEVAYRLWRLDREIMIGQLREHGVPVVRWAGAGSLDLVLRDVARLATAPRVGNR, encoded by the coding sequence ATGACCGGACCGACCGTGCCGAGGGCCACCGAAGCGGAACCGTCCGCCGGCTGGGCGCCCACTCCGGCGCTCGGCCGCGCGGTGCTGCTCGCCGGCCTGCTGCTGGTGGCCGGTGTGTTGCTGGGCCGGGTGGACCTGATCGTGCTCGCCGCCCCGTTCGCGCTGGGCACCGCGTACGCGCTGCGTCGACGGCCCACGGCGCTGCCACAGGTGTGGATCAGCCAGGGTGACGGCGGGCCGCTGGTCGAGGGCGGCGACGTGCTGGCGGCGGTGAGCGTCGGCAACCCGGACACGGTCGACTACGACCTGGTGGTGATGCGTTCCCGCGTGTCGCCGTGGCTGCGGATCGACCGGGCCGGCTTCGCCCTCGACGACACCGTTGGCGGCGGGGAACCGGGTGCCGCCCGGTCGACCGGTGCGGCGGTTGCGGGCAACGGCGGACGCCGTTCTGTCGCGGACCGGCCGTTCGTGACCTCGGTGCCGATCGGCGCCGCGGTGGACCTGGGGCTGGCCGGCAAGGCCCTGCGCTGGGGTCGACACCCGATCGGCCCGGCCGGCGCGCGGGTCGCCACGGCCGGTGGCCTGCTGGTGTCCCGGGCGGTGATCACCGAGCCGGTCCGGGTGCGGGTGTACCCGCGTACCGAGCCGTTCGAGGCGGTCGAGGCGATGCCCCGCGCCGCCGGCCTGGTCGGGGCGCACCACTCCCGCCGGCCCGGAGAGGGCGGCGAGCTGGCCGGCGTACGCGTCTTCGCGCCCGGGGACCGGCTACGCCGGATCGACTGGCGGGTCTCGTTGCGGGCCCGGCAACTGCACGTGGCCGCCACCCTCTCCGACCGGGACGCGGAGGTGGTGGTGCTGCTCGACGTGCTCGCCGAGGCGGGCCGTTCCGGTGGGGTGGACGGCGCGGCCTCGGTGCTGGACACCACCGTCCGGGCCACCGCCGCGATCGCCGAGCACTACCTGCACCGTGGCGACCGGGTCTCCCTGCTGGAGTACGGGCCGACCGCCCGCCGGCTGCGGCCGGCCGCCGGGCGACGGCAGTACCTGACGGTTCTGGAGTGGCTGCTCGACGTCCGGGTCCACGCGTCCGCGCACGAACCGTACGACCAGGTCTTCGGCCCGCAGTTGCTCTCCTCGGACGCGTTGGTGGTGGTGCTCACCCCGCTGCTGGACGAACGGTCGGCGCAGATGCTCGCCCGGTTGGCCCGGGGCGGACGGTTCGTGGTGGCGGTCGACACGTTGCCGACCGACCTGACGCCGCCGAAGGACCATGGTTGGGCCGAGGTGGCGTACCGGCTGTGGCGGCTGGATCGGGAGATCATGATCGGGCAGCTCCGGGAGCACGGCGTACCGGTGGTGCGCTGGGCCGGCGCCGGCAGCCTGGACCTGGTGCTGCGGGATGTGGCCCGGTTGGCGACGGCCCCAAGGGTGGGAAACAGATGA
- a CDS encoding NAD(P)/FAD-dependent oxidoreductase has product MNPKRILVVGAGHVGLYAALRLSKKLSSREAEVMVVDPQPHMTYQPFLPEAAAGNISPRHSVVPLRRELRRCKMVAGTVTRIEHDRKVATVQPISGPAREITYDHVIVAPGSVSRTLPIPGLHEQGIGFKTIGEAIYLRNHVLDRLDVAAATPDPDVRRSALTFTFVGGGYAGIEALAEMEDMARDALRYYPELKQDEVRWVLVEATQRVLPEVDRDMGAYTVRQLMKRNMDIRLDTRLESCVDGVVKLSDGDSFRSDTIVWTAGVKPSPMLDATDFPRDDRRRITCLPTLQVVDGDQVVEGAWSAGDCAAVPDLTKEPGNFCSPSAQHAVRQAARMADNIVAVIRGREPVDYKHKHAGSVASLGLHKGVAQVYGIKMTGWPAWVMHRTYHMSRIPSFNRKVRVVVDWSLAFFLKREVVALGQLHDPREEFVEASQPVGAPRV; this is encoded by the coding sequence GTGAATCCGAAGCGGATCCTTGTGGTTGGTGCCGGGCACGTCGGTCTGTACGCCGCCCTGCGCCTGTCGAAGAAGCTCAGCTCCCGTGAGGCTGAGGTCATGGTGGTGGATCCCCAACCACACATGACCTATCAGCCGTTCCTGCCCGAGGCGGCGGCGGGCAACATCTCCCCGCGGCACTCCGTGGTGCCGCTGCGGCGGGAGTTGCGCCGGTGCAAGATGGTGGCCGGTACGGTCACGCGGATCGAGCACGACCGCAAGGTGGCCACCGTGCAGCCGATCAGCGGCCCGGCCCGGGAGATCACCTATGACCACGTGATCGTGGCCCCGGGTTCGGTCTCCCGCACCCTGCCGATCCCCGGCCTGCACGAGCAGGGCATCGGGTTCAAGACCATCGGCGAGGCGATCTACCTGCGCAACCACGTGCTGGACCGACTCGACGTGGCGGCTGCCACGCCGGACCCGGACGTCCGCCGGTCGGCGCTGACCTTCACCTTCGTCGGCGGTGGGTACGCCGGCATCGAGGCGCTCGCCGAGATGGAGGACATGGCTCGCGACGCCCTGCGCTACTACCCGGAGCTCAAGCAGGACGAGGTCCGCTGGGTGCTGGTCGAGGCCACGCAGCGGGTGCTGCCCGAGGTTGATCGGGACATGGGTGCCTACACCGTGCGGCAGCTGATGAAGCGGAACATGGACATCCGGCTGGACACCCGGCTCGAGTCCTGCGTCGACGGGGTGGTCAAGCTCTCCGACGGTGACAGCTTCCGCTCGGACACGATCGTCTGGACGGCCGGCGTGAAGCCGTCGCCGATGCTGGACGCGACTGACTTCCCGCGCGACGACCGCCGCCGGATCACCTGCCTGCCCACGCTTCAGGTGGTCGACGGTGACCAGGTGGTCGAGGGTGCCTGGAGCGCCGGTGACTGCGCCGCCGTTCCGGACCTGACCAAGGAGCCGGGCAACTTCTGCTCGCCGAGCGCCCAGCACGCGGTGCGCCAGGCCGCCCGGATGGCCGACAACATCGTGGCCGTGATCCGGGGCCGCGAGCCGGTGGACTACAAGCACAAGCACGCCGGCAGCGTCGCGAGCCTCGGTCTGCACAAGGGCGTGGCCCAGGTGTACGGGATCAAGATGACCGGCTGGCCGGCCTGGGTGATGCACCGGACGTACCACATGAGCCGGATCCCGTCGTTCAACCGCAAGGTCCGCGTGGTGGTGGACTGGTCGCTGGCGTTCTTCCTCAAGCGTGAGGTGGTCGCCCTGGGTCAGCTGCACGACCCGCGCGAGGAGTTCGTCGAGGCCTCTCAGCCGGTCGGCGCGCCCCGCGTCTGA